TTTAAATTTTACCTTTCTAATATCGTAATAATTTGGTGTTTTGTGATTATTCTCACTTTATATATTTATGATTAAATTGAACCTTTTAACTCCGCAAATCTTATGTGAATTTaaagtctatatatatatagttggtAGTTAGGCTGAACGGGGTGTAAGCGGCAACCCCATGCGGGGACTGTTTTTGCCGAGCGGTAATGCACCGCCATTCATGCGGTTACCCATTTCGGTGAGGCGGTTTGGGTGGTCAGTCACcgaacaagagagagagagatggtggGCCCCATGGCTGTAACAACcaatcaatatttttttttttttaataaaaaaacaactcccctaagaggggtgcACCCCGTACGTTTTTGGACAAGAGGGGAGTTATAGAGGGGAAATGACATGGCAACGTATGATTGGGTTAAACAAAAATTTCACTCACCTAATTAGGggtgcacccccttcacccttagaGTTATGAAACTTTCACGCTCGAATTATTCAAGTCAATTATCTTTCGAGCTGACAACCATACTTGTTAGATTGAGTATGCTTTTGTCACGAAACATTTCCGAGCTTTTAaattatatgtgtatatatacatacacacatacactaTGATTATATTATATTTGATAAATTTATCATCAAAAAGTAGCACAATTATTTGGCTAGTTATTTTAAAGGGTCCAATAATATAGTTCAAGAACTCAACCATAAATAACTGTCACTAGTATTAGTATACACACCAAACACAAGTACACAAGTTGTCAAGAAACTTGTTGTATCTTATGAAACCAAACATGAAGCACTTATGTGTGTTTCTTCTTGTGCTCTTTTGTCCTGTTACAGTAATACCGTCTGTTTATGGACGAAAATTCCATAGGAGTTGCAAGAAGCATCACAACAGTCGATATTCAGAGTCTTGTAAATCCACAACCATTTTTAACATCTTATCCTTTGGAGCTAAAGCTAATGGAGTTTCTGATGATTCTAAGGTAAAACACATAACGAATAGACGTAGCAACTCACTTATATTATTCTCTTAAAGAAAAATGGGTTATTATGGATTTTATTGGTGTCTATTCAAATTATACAACGAATCAATTTGAGTCTACTTAACTTACACATTATAAAACTTGTTACCTTTGTGTCtaatgaaaaatatttttgtgtgCAGAAACTAGTGGCTGCGTGGAAAGCTGCATGTAAAGTTGGTGGAGGAACTTTGCAAATTCCCTCTGATCACAAGTTTCTTATCAAGCCTGTAACACTTCAAGGCCCATGCATGGCTCATGTTGTTTTCCAGGTTATTTCTCTATTATTTACAGTGCTAATTAGGAGTGTGTATGGTTCGGTTTTAATCCATGACAAAAAGTTGCGGTGATTGAAAATGTAAAATTGATCGGGGGTTAATTTCCGTTTTGGTTATCGATTAATTGTATAAAACGGTTAAATTGTGGTTCGGTTAATTGACCAATTTCAACAAATCTAGTACATATTTAAGCCTTAATACATACCGAAATCCAATATCCTTCCCTCAGTGATATTAGTCTTGTAAAAATACAACAATTTTTGTATTATTAACTACTCCAATGGCCACAATTTGAGTGTCAAACTACAAGAAAGAGACATCATATACCCATATTTGGGGGTGTTTATAAACCACTCAAATCGACCGAACCACCCAAAGAGAATTAATTTGGCCGGTTTGAGATTTGAAAGGTTCAGTTCACGGTTCGGTTTTGACAATTTGACGGTTTAAGACTTTAGACATGCTCTTTAGcttttattattataatactaTCCTTCAATATTAGAATATGCATTATAATAATGAACCATCGTTTTATCACCTTAGCATTTAAAATTAAAACTAACGTTTTGGAACAAAAAACAATCACTTCAAACTATTCAACCACCAAGCCGGTCGGGCCTGACCCACCCAACTTGCCCAGTGGTGGTTTCTCATTTTCCGAAACTGTAGTTAGCAGTTCGGCCGAAAATTTTTATCAAAACCGACTTAACCCTTTCTACTTTATATTTCATTatcttatatataaaaaaattaaagatgAGATAGGTTTGAATTTAAACAGATAGACGGAACTCTACTAGCACCATCAAAAATAGGATCATGGTCAAAGTCAAACTTGTATCAGTGGATAAATTTTAAGTGGGTTCAGAATATTACAATCCAAGGAAGTGGTGCAATTGATGGTCAAGGCTACAATTGGTGGGCTCCTATTGAATCCAAACAAGCTTCTTTAGATATAAAACCAACGgtatttaatttatatatatatttatttattttacagtaattatatatttatcctttagtcattttatttttgttaattaTTGTGATTGTTAAACTAGGCTTTGAGATTTTACGCAAGCGAAGATATAGTAGTTCGCGATATCACGATAAAAAACAGTCCACAAGTTCATTTGAAATTCGACAACTCTCACGGAGTCAAAGTCAGCAATGTTACCGTTTTGGCACCCGGAAATAGCCCCAACACCGATGGTATTCACCTCCAAAACACCCGTGATGTAGAAATCTTGCATTCAAATATCGAAACTGGTACTACATTTCTTTTACAATAAAGCTCTCCTATCTGTTCGGTTTATGATCATGGGTTATTGGTTTCGTTATGCCATGAACGCATTCATAAATAAGTGATTTTAGTATGTTGTATGTATCTTTGTTGGGCCTAGTCAATGGGCTGAAAGCCCAACCCAATCAGAGCTGGATATTTAATGATTATGCGATCTTATATAACAGGAGATGATTGTGTCTCCATACAAACCGGATGCTCAAATGTTCACATTCATCATATCAACTGTGGTCCTGGACATGGTATAAGGTACTTCTACATACAAACCCTATTAGGGTAGATCAAGCTATTTACCCActgtatttttatatattttctaattatatattatttagaAGCTTTTATATTACtttgatttgtttttatttaattctgTTATTTTAATTAGCCTAAGGCACACTAGTAAAATCCCACCAATAACTTTAAATATCTTGCCTTGGATAATTTGATGAAATAACTTAACTAATATAATGTCATAAAACCCCTTGATTTATTGCTTATCGAAAAATATATTTGTCTAGATATTGATTTTGTTCACTTATTGTGTCTTCAGTATAGGAGGATTAGGAAAGGATAAAAGTATTGCATGTGTATCGGATATCGTTGTAGAAAATTCTAATATTCAAGACACTTTATATGGAGTACGAATCAAGACATGGCAGGTAGATTCATATACTTTAATATATTTTATCTGAAATGACTTAGTGACTGATTGGTGTCATTTTTCTTCGAATTCTTGTTTTTGTTACAGGGTGGATTAGGCTTGGTCAAGAATATAACGTTTTCAAACATCCAAGTAGCGAATGTTAATTTTCCGATAGTAATCAACCAATACTACTGCGACAAGAGTTTTTGCAAAAACGAAACAGGCTCTATTGCCATAAAAGAAGTAATGTTTGATAAAATAACGGGGAGTTACAGCACTCAACCTATTCATTTAGCTTGTAGCAAAGATATTCCGTGTACTGAGATTAATTTGTCTGATATTCAACTAAACCCTTCGAGAAGGCCTCTGGAAGGATCTCAACTACAACAAGCGTTGTGTTATAATTCTTACGGGTATTCAAATGGTCAATTAGTACCCTCTAGTGTGAACTATTGCCTAAAAAAAGAAGGTGGTGGTGGTTCAGTTAATCAAATTTCTACTTTGTCTAACGAACTATGTTAGTTGAGGGTATGTAATGTAATATTGTAAATGTTGAAGGACCATTTAAAAGCACTATTGTAACTATGCAAGTATTGACTTTGGGCCCGGACCACATGGTGTGCCAAGTCTTTGCTTGCAGTAATGGGCCATCATAGGAGGAATATGACTTGTAATTTCTATCTACTACGTTGACTAAGAAAATAAATGTCACTGGGTTTCAATTTGATCATTTAATTTTTAAGGTGTTTTATTTCTTCCTTTAAGCTTCACTTATTCAGTAggatattaatttatatttataatcatGGATATTTACCCCGGTAGATATAGTAACAAATAAGATTCTATTTGTTATC
The sequence above is drawn from the Helianthus annuus cultivar XRQ/B chromosome 12, HanXRQr2.0-SUNRISE, whole genome shotgun sequence genome and encodes:
- the LOC110896049 gene encoding polygalacturonase At1g48100, which encodes MKPNMKHLCVFLLVLFCPVTVIPSVYGRKFHRSCKKHHNSRYSESCKSTTIFNILSFGAKANGVSDDSKKLVAAWKAACKVGGGTLQIPSDHKFLIKPVTLQGPCMAHVVFQIDGTLLAPSKIGSWSKSNLYQWINFKWVQNITIQGSGAIDGQGYNWWAPIESKQASLDIKPTALRFYASEDIVVRDITIKNSPQVHLKFDNSHGVKVSNVTVLAPGNSPNTDGIHLQNTRDVEILHSNIETGDDCVSIQTGCSNVHIHHINCGPGHGISIGGLGKDKSIACVSDIVVENSNIQDTLYGVRIKTWQGGLGLVKNITFSNIQVANVNFPIVINQYYCDKSFCKNETGSIAIKEVMFDKITGSYSTQPIHLACSKDIPCTEINLSDIQLNPSRRPLEGSQLQQALCYNSYGYSNGQLVPSSVNYCLKKEGGGGSVNQISTLSNELC